From the Palaemon carinicauda isolate YSFRI2023 chromosome 42, ASM3689809v2, whole genome shotgun sequence genome, one window contains:
- the LOC137633277 gene encoding cuticle protein AM1199-like, with product MISTLLVCLSLGAVNALPQGYGAPPPPTYGSGPVVPILVDNREGPDASGVYSFNFETGDGISRNEQGAPQGPEGAVAAQGGWSFTFPDGSPGVFNFVADANGYRVESDLLPTPHPLPAHAIAQIEFAAQQAAAGANRPQYSAPPAPPSQGYSF from the exons ATGATTTCG ACTCTGCTTGTGTGCTTGTCCTTGGGAGCAGTGAATGCCCTCCCCCAGGGGTATGGTGCCCCTCCCCCTCCTACATATGGCTCAGGCCCTGTGGTTCCTATCCTGGTTGACAATCGCGAGGGCCCGGACGCCTCTGGAGTCTACAGCTTCAACTTCGAAACCGGAGATGGCATCAGTCGTAATGAGCAGGGCGCCCCTCAGGGACCTGAAGGGGCAGTAGCTGCTCAGGGAGGATGGAG CTTCACCTTCCCCGATGGTAGTCCAGGTGTCTTCAACTTCGTAGCCGATGCCAACGGCTACCGCGTCGAGTCCGACCTCCTgccaaccccccacccccttccagcCCACGCCATCGCCCAAATCGAATTTGCTGCCCAACAGGCCGCTGCAGGAGCGAACCGTCCACAGTACAGCGCTCCTCCTGCACCGCCCAGTCAAGGATATAGTTTCTAA
- the LOC137632908 gene encoding cuticle protein AM1199-like has protein sequence MISTLLVCLSLGAVNAFPQGYGAPPPPPPYGAPSGPVVPILVDNREGPDASGVYSFNFETGDGIIRNEQGAPQGPEGAVASQGGWSFTFPDGSPGVFNFVADANGYRVESDLLPTPHPLPAHAIAQIEFAAQQAAAEGSRPQYSAPPAPPSQGYSF, from the exons ATGATTTCG ACTCTGCTTGTGTGCTTGTCCTTGGGAGCAGTGAATGCCTTCCCCCAAGGGTATGgcgcccctccccctccccctccatacGGTGCCCCCTCAGGCCCTGTGGTTCCTATCCTGGTTGACAATCGCGAGGGACCTGACGCCTCTGGAGTCTACAGCTTCAACTTCGAAACCGGAGATGGCATCATTCGTAATGAGCAGGGCGCCCCACAGGGACCTGAAGGGGCAGTAGCTTCTCAGGGAGGATGGAG CTTCACCTTCCCCGATGGCAGTCCAGGTGTCTTCAACTTCGTAGCCGATGCCAACGGCTACCGCGTCGAGTCCGACCTCCTgccaaccccccacccccttccagcCCACGCCATTGCCCAAATCGAATTTGCTGCCCAACAGGCCGCTGCAGAAGGAAGCCGTCCTCAGTACAGCGCTCCCCCTGCACCGCCCAGTCAAGGATATAGCTTCTAA